One window from the genome of Kryptolebias marmoratus isolate JLee-2015 linkage group LG1, ASM164957v2, whole genome shotgun sequence encodes:
- the fbxo21 gene encoding F-box only protein 21 isoform X1, with protein MATSVAKEEQPSLNGITCEPQTKKLTDLPTELLEHILCFPVLKHVDICNVSCCCKRLHDVCHGRGKVWEHQYKLRWPRLQRFYRQNESCDWLREYKTRHRVGIQIRRTVESISKRFFTEVPCVGQVLGDSFAEIESLGMPEHFCEDELLFILNSDKRKSLTLKYYAKKILYFLRQQNILRSLKSFLEQPAEQQSALEGAVLVDQYCNPLADVTLDSISVQIDEIAEKVKKMLRIKNPSHPSLRIANGDCVIEDFELQRQVLGALNSVLYEQLQYKGNECDYYNPLNSYIHQVLLRHTGIPISLSVLYMTLARKLGIQLEPVNFPNHFLLRWCQKPRGSEDIYDFVYIDAFGKGKQLKAKECEYLIGHQVTADYYSAISTTEVLLRMVGNLLNIGKRGEGNEKSYQLLRDSLDLYLTINPDNVQYLLLQARLYFHLGIWPEKVLDILQHIQALDPSQHGAVGYLVQHTLEHIQHKKHPVTPEVKRRSAPEHLEVQYSVGLIMKHKRSGYNCVIYGWDPKCTMSQEWITTMRVHQLSNGANQPFYNVLVQDGTCRYAAQENLEPHLAPLEIGHPEVGRYFSEFSESHYVANEELQTRYPEDMGETLGTVRELYDRTTPGSGSQDEAPAGGQSSHRAMSV; from the exons atggcGACGTCTGTAGCCAAAGAGGAGCAACCGAGTCTAAACGGGATTACCTGCGAgccccaaacaaaaaaactgacagacCTGCCGACCGAGCTGCTTGAACACATTCTGTGCTTCCCTGTCCTCAAACATGTCGACATTTGTAACGTTTCCTGCTGCTGCAAACGGCTACACGACGTTTGCCATGGAAGGGGAAAGGTCTGGGAACATCAGTACAAACTCAG ATGGCCAAGGCTGCAGAGGTTTTACCGTCAGAATGAGAGCTGTGACTGGCTTAGAGAGTACAAAACGCGCCACAGAGTTGGCATACAGATACGAAGGACTGTGGAGTCGATCTCAAAACGATTCTTCACAGAAGTT CCTTGCGTTGGCCAGGTGCTGGGAGACAGCTTTGCAGAGATCGAGTCACTTGGGATGCCGGAGCACTTCTGCGAAGATGAGCTCCTCTTCATACTCAACTCCGACAAGAG GAAAAGTTTGACTCTGAAATACTATGCAAAGAAAATCCTTTACTTCCTGAGGCAGCAGAACATCCTGAGGAGTCTGAAGAGCTTCCTGGAGCAGCCTGCAGAGCAACAATCAGCTCTAGAAG GTGCTGTGCTGGTGGATCAGTACTGTAACCCGCTGGCTGATGTCACGCTGGACAGCATTTCAGTGCAAATAGATGAAATtgcagaaaaagtgaaaaagatgCTGAGAATCAAAAACCCGTCTCATCCCAGCCTGCGCATCGCTAACG GCGACTGTGTCATCGAGGACTTTGAGCTCCAGAGGCAGGTGCTGGGTGCCCTGAACTCTGTTTTGTATGAGCAGCTTCAGTACAAAGGCAATGAGTGTGATTACTACAACCCACTCAATTCTTACATCCATCAG GTGCTACTTCGGCATACAGGGATTCCCATCAGCCTCTCTGTTCTTTACATGACCCTGGCTCGAAAGCTGGGCATCCAGCTGGAGCCTGTCAACTTCCCAAATCACTTCCTGCTGCGCTGGTGCCAAAAACCAAGAGG GAGTGAGGACATCTATGACTTTGTCTACATCGATGCCTTTGGTAAAGGCAAGCAGCTGAAGGCGAAGGAGTGCGAGTACCTCATCGGCCACCAGGTGACGGCAGATTACTACAGCGCCATCAGCACCACAGaggtgctgctcaggatggtgGGAAACCTGCTCAACATCGGCAAAAGAGG GGAGGGCAATGAGAAATCCTACCAGCTGCTGAGAGACTCTCTGGATCTCTACCTCACCATCAACCCTGACAACGTGCAGTATTTGCTGCTGCAGGCACGCCTCTACTTCCACCTGGGAATCTGGCCAGAAAAG GTGTTAGACATCCTGCAGCACATTCAGGCATTAGACCCCTCCCAACATGGGGCTGTGGGTTACCTGGTGCAGCACACTCTGGAGCACATCCAGCACAAGAAACATCCGGTAACACCTGAGGTGAAGAGGCGCAGCGCTCCAGAACACCTGGAAGTCCAGTATTCAGTCGGCCTCATCATGAAACACAAGCG GTCGGGTTATAACTGCGTGATCTACGGTTGGGACCCTAAATGCACCATGAGCCAGGAGTGGATCACCACCATGAGGGTCCACCAGCTGTCCAACGGAGCCAACCAACCGTTCTACAACGTGCTTGTGCAGGACGGGACGTGCCGTTACGCAGCACAGG AGAACCTGGAGCCCCACTTGGCGCCGCTGGAGATCGGGCACCCGGAGGTGGGGCGCTACTTCTCCGAGTTCTCTGAAAGCCACTACGTTGCCAACGAAGAACTGCAGACACGGTACCCAGAGGACATGGGGGAAACCCTGGGCACGGTGCGGGAGCTCTATGACAGAACCACTCCGGGTTCTGGGAGCCAAGACGAAGCTCCTGCTGGAGGCCAAAGCAGCCACCGAGCCATGTCAGTGTAG
- the fbxo21 gene encoding F-box only protein 21 isoform X2, with product MATSVAKEEQPSLNGITCEPQTKKLTDLPTELLEHILCFPVLKHVDICNVSCCCKRLHDVCHGRGKVWEHQYKLRWPRLQRFYRQNESCDWLREYKTRHRVGIQIRRTVESISKRFFTEVVLGDSFAEIESLGMPEHFCEDELLFILNSDKRKSLTLKYYAKKILYFLRQQNILRSLKSFLEQPAEQQSALEGAVLVDQYCNPLADVTLDSISVQIDEIAEKVKKMLRIKNPSHPSLRIANGDCVIEDFELQRQVLGALNSVLYEQLQYKGNECDYYNPLNSYIHQVLLRHTGIPISLSVLYMTLARKLGIQLEPVNFPNHFLLRWCQKPRGSEDIYDFVYIDAFGKGKQLKAKECEYLIGHQVTADYYSAISTTEVLLRMVGNLLNIGKRGEGNEKSYQLLRDSLDLYLTINPDNVQYLLLQARLYFHLGIWPEKVLDILQHIQALDPSQHGAVGYLVQHTLEHIQHKKHPVTPEVKRRSAPEHLEVQYSVGLIMKHKRSGYNCVIYGWDPKCTMSQEWITTMRVHQLSNGANQPFYNVLVQDGTCRYAAQENLEPHLAPLEIGHPEVGRYFSEFSESHYVANEELQTRYPEDMGETLGTVRELYDRTTPGSGSQDEAPAGGQSSHRAMSV from the exons atggcGACGTCTGTAGCCAAAGAGGAGCAACCGAGTCTAAACGGGATTACCTGCGAgccccaaacaaaaaaactgacagacCTGCCGACCGAGCTGCTTGAACACATTCTGTGCTTCCCTGTCCTCAAACATGTCGACATTTGTAACGTTTCCTGCTGCTGCAAACGGCTACACGACGTTTGCCATGGAAGGGGAAAGGTCTGGGAACATCAGTACAAACTCAG ATGGCCAAGGCTGCAGAGGTTTTACCGTCAGAATGAGAGCTGTGACTGGCTTAGAGAGTACAAAACGCGCCACAGAGTTGGCATACAGATACGAAGGACTGTGGAGTCGATCTCAAAACGATTCTTCACAGAAGTT GTGCTGGGAGACAGCTTTGCAGAGATCGAGTCACTTGGGATGCCGGAGCACTTCTGCGAAGATGAGCTCCTCTTCATACTCAACTCCGACAAGAG GAAAAGTTTGACTCTGAAATACTATGCAAAGAAAATCCTTTACTTCCTGAGGCAGCAGAACATCCTGAGGAGTCTGAAGAGCTTCCTGGAGCAGCCTGCAGAGCAACAATCAGCTCTAGAAG GTGCTGTGCTGGTGGATCAGTACTGTAACCCGCTGGCTGATGTCACGCTGGACAGCATTTCAGTGCAAATAGATGAAATtgcagaaaaagtgaaaaagatgCTGAGAATCAAAAACCCGTCTCATCCCAGCCTGCGCATCGCTAACG GCGACTGTGTCATCGAGGACTTTGAGCTCCAGAGGCAGGTGCTGGGTGCCCTGAACTCTGTTTTGTATGAGCAGCTTCAGTACAAAGGCAATGAGTGTGATTACTACAACCCACTCAATTCTTACATCCATCAG GTGCTACTTCGGCATACAGGGATTCCCATCAGCCTCTCTGTTCTTTACATGACCCTGGCTCGAAAGCTGGGCATCCAGCTGGAGCCTGTCAACTTCCCAAATCACTTCCTGCTGCGCTGGTGCCAAAAACCAAGAGG GAGTGAGGACATCTATGACTTTGTCTACATCGATGCCTTTGGTAAAGGCAAGCAGCTGAAGGCGAAGGAGTGCGAGTACCTCATCGGCCACCAGGTGACGGCAGATTACTACAGCGCCATCAGCACCACAGaggtgctgctcaggatggtgGGAAACCTGCTCAACATCGGCAAAAGAGG GGAGGGCAATGAGAAATCCTACCAGCTGCTGAGAGACTCTCTGGATCTCTACCTCACCATCAACCCTGACAACGTGCAGTATTTGCTGCTGCAGGCACGCCTCTACTTCCACCTGGGAATCTGGCCAGAAAAG GTGTTAGACATCCTGCAGCACATTCAGGCATTAGACCCCTCCCAACATGGGGCTGTGGGTTACCTGGTGCAGCACACTCTGGAGCACATCCAGCACAAGAAACATCCGGTAACACCTGAGGTGAAGAGGCGCAGCGCTCCAGAACACCTGGAAGTCCAGTATTCAGTCGGCCTCATCATGAAACACAAGCG GTCGGGTTATAACTGCGTGATCTACGGTTGGGACCCTAAATGCACCATGAGCCAGGAGTGGATCACCACCATGAGGGTCCACCAGCTGTCCAACGGAGCCAACCAACCGTTCTACAACGTGCTTGTGCAGGACGGGACGTGCCGTTACGCAGCACAGG AGAACCTGGAGCCCCACTTGGCGCCGCTGGAGATCGGGCACCCGGAGGTGGGGCGCTACTTCTCCGAGTTCTCTGAAAGCCACTACGTTGCCAACGAAGAACTGCAGACACGGTACCCAGAGGACATGGGGGAAACCCTGGGCACGGTGCGGGAGCTCTATGACAGAACCACTCCGGGTTCTGGGAGCCAAGACGAAGCTCCTGCTGGAGGCCAAAGCAGCCACCGAGCCATGTCAGTGTAG